From the Oryctolagus cuniculus chromosome 17, mOryCun1.1, whole genome shotgun sequence genome, the window GAGAAAGggcagccctgcacccgcatgggagaccaggagaagcacctggctcctggctttggatcagtgtggtgcgccagccgcagcggccatttggggggtgaaccaacggaaaaggaagacctttctctctgtctctctctctcactgtccactctgcctgtcaaaaataaataaataaataaatataagagtggagaAAGGACTCACGCTCAGCAGGTGGACCCCTATAGGCGTTCACACAGGGCATTCAAGTGCTTTTCTGAACTCCAAATCTTACTATACTTGTGGCTTTAGCAAAGCGTTGACTCTGGATATCAGGCGCACTAACTGTAAAAGGAAGAGAAGGTTACACGTCTTTGGTGGGAACAAAAGGAGTGAACGAGAAAATGAACTTGAAGGACTCAATGGCATGACCCACGCACAGCAAGTACTCAACAAACGTTGGGTCTAAATAACTCATGATTATATCTGATGAAGACCCTGCGATGGAGAGCTACATTTCCTTTGTCGGGGTCAGCAGAGGAACCCAGGGTCAGGTAGGTCAGTTGAGGTCAGGTTACCTCGTCACTTGGCTTCTCAGAACAGTCCAGTTGGGATTTACAGCTTCGGACCTGCAGTGTTGGGAGGCCGTGCCTGGCAGGCTCACTCTGTCCTCAGATTTCTTACCCCGTGGGGATCAAGGAGCAGGAGCCCACGCCTTGGATTATGAAGACATTCTTCCATCTCCTTGTGTAAAATGATAATGCCAGAGGATCCTGGCACCGCCAAGGGAACACAGCTTCCATCCAAGGCTCCTTGTCCCCACACGATTGCCAGGAGCCTGCTGATTGAGACCCTGGGGACTGTCTTGAAAGtcttgtttcttgtttgtttcacAGCTGCCTTGCTCAGCTGAGTCTGATTTGTATTTCTGCCTCCTCGTAGTGGCTGTTGACTTTCAAAGTGTGTGTGTTAGAACACTTTGggctgtttggtttttttttagcagttttaggttcacagcaaacaTAAGTGGGAAatgcacaggcatcccatagacTGCCTGTCCCTACACACACAGAGCCACCCCTACCGTCAGAGgctgtcctatatcagagtgggACATGTGTCCTAGTCAGTGAACCTAATTGTCACTGAAAATCCATACTTCACGTTCAAGTTCGTGCTTGGTGTAGGAGCTGTTGACCTGTCACAGCAGCAGTGCCCCTGGGGAAGCCTACCAGAACCCTTGGAGGCACGGTTGGTAAGACTAGCCCATTTCCCAATAACCTGTTTTGGAGAAGTTTTAAGATGGAGTAGAAGTGCAAAAGAAAGGAATAGAGgcatggaggaaggaaggaaagagagacaagaAAGGACCACCTGTCACCCAGGCAAAGCCCACCCCCAGTCCCTGAAGCTCACTGTAGGCAGAGGTGGGTGGGGGCTTTTGCCTCACATGTCCACGGTCCTCTCCTGTTTCCTAAATCTGCTGGACCCCCTTCCTTCTGGAAAGAGAATGTTGTCCGGCGATCTTTCTTCTCCCAGCTTTTCCCCTGCCCGCCCTCCAAGGCTACAGGGTGAGTGGTCCCTCCCTCCCCCGAGCTGTGTTTTCTTCTGAAATAGAAACCTCAGAAAGAAGCCAGGGCTCAAGAGGACTTAGTTTAACTGCTCTTGCAAAGTTCTTGTAAGGAATTCTAAAAAGCCACCCTCCTGTCTTAACAGATGAAGCCTTCTGGGAAACTGGCCAGCCACCCCTGGGATGGCCTTCCAAAGAGACACTCCAACAGCTGAAGGGCTCCAGTTACCCAAGAGGTGAGTGACATGACATTTCTTCTGCCAGTTGGAGAAAAACGAAGGAGCAGGGCAAGGGAGGTGGTgaagaggagggcagaggagaaaggacagtgacaggaggcagggagaggaagcgTGGAGCAGGACGAGGACAGCCACAGCTGTCAGTGGCCTGGCACCGGGAGCAGCACATGGCTGCGGGGGCCCAGGATGGCCCCTGCTTTGAACCTCAGGGTACGCTTAGTGATTTACCGGTCCCAGTTCCCCACCACTCCTCCAGGATGGAGACCCTCTCAGGACACACAGCTGTTCTGAATAATACCAGCCACCTGTGTGCCAGCAAGGGGCACCTGTCCTCAATCTCAGCTTCACCATGTACCAATGTGCTCAACCATGAAGTAAAATGCACACCCACTGCCGTGTTTTTATTGTACCTAACTTTGGCTTACATGAactctctgtatttttctttcttttttttttttagagatttatttatttgaaagtcagagttacacagagagaggagaggcagagagagagagagaggcagagagagagagagaggtcttccatccaatggttcactccccagatggctgcaacggccggagctgcgccaatccgaagccaggatccaggagcttcttctgggtctcccacgcaggtgcaggggcccaaggacttgggccatcttctactgctttcttgggccatagcagagagctggatcagaagtggagcagccaggtcttgaactggtgcccatatgggatgccggtgctttaggccagggcattaacccactgcgccaccacaccggcccctcTGTATTTTTCTAAAACCGCTTTGGCAATAGCAAAACTAAGTTATTTCTAGTGGTAAAAGCTGAATTGGTTTGAAAAACATTCGAAAAGCAGTCTTGAAAATTTTATAAGGCAAGGGATGAGCAGGAACGTGTCAAGTCGGTGACCTTGGTTAGCTGTGGATTGGTGGACGTGGAAGGTGAGAGGGGGACTGccatctttccctgtctctgtctcacttgaCTTGTTAACGGGAGTGCTAGCACTGTTGTCATTGTTAAAGCAaattcaagaaaggaagaaaatggaccaaaaaaaaaactgttttagtCTGCATATTTTAAAGCAAGGTTGTTTCTTTAAATGAAGcacttttaaaatgaaacaccTTTCATTAAATGGAACATTGTAGAAATGAAACACTACCaactcactgatttttttaactgtACAAAAATTTTACATTAAACTATTTTCTTAACCCCTTGGTGAATCCCTTCAGTTTTACCTGTGTCTGCCCACCTGACACAAGTGGGGTTTTGCATTTGTCCTTCAATGTGGGCAACACAGATCTGTCATAATCCTGATATTTCCGCCCAATGAATTCATATGCATTATGTCACAaatctatctatatatttatatacatatgcttTTGATGTAAGCT encodes:
- the LOC138846212 gene encoding uncharacterized protein, with the protein product MEEGRKERQERTTCHPGKAHPQSLKLTVGRGGWGLLPHMSTVLSCFLNLLDPLPSGKRMLSGDLSSPSFSPARPPRLQDEAFWETGQPPLGWPSKETLQQLKGSSYPRGGRGSVGSVAGSLFHHLSSARARWEKRGAPIQMSPEVAKTPSSLRGRTLKGPCGKRGGQRNQGPSSAVDSDRRSAPLGRESVQACRGQGNAQTAGTGGLGSPQRPAL